A region from the Neurospora crassa OR74A linkage group V, whole genome shotgun sequence genome encodes:
- the rib-3 gene encoding GTP cyclohydrolase II: MATGLEGVQDALLAIAQGQTKLISAVESISQRVSSLEKTRETSSKPNGEAPNPVTTPLVSGYVQTPPLLQADAGTMSPSSPPADVTKSNFSNRVVLTTYPKQIGINPLPMEWGAADPVKRGPVAVIRSGSTIRRRNAIGAHGGSYSIYYALALASKELDPDHKPDFTNTEPAVNIGPFPQWGDPKKIVAMDPWGHQVPWIFKDLMDKEGVDLRPTIAITKAHMKLPELEESVKSGRLVPDGKICLNSLGELAVTKFAVEPVWYLPGVAERFGIDEGTLRRSLFEHTGGMYPELITRSDIKVFLPPIGGLTVYCFGDPAKMSDPSKKLALRIHDECNGSDVFCSDICTCRPYLIFGIEEAVKEAQNGGSGVVIYFRKEGRALGEVTKYLVYNARKRGADLASDYFKRTENIAGVKDMRFQALMPDILHWLGITKIDRMLSMSNMKHDAIVGQGIPILERVELPESWIPADSRVEIDAKINAGYFTTGHRMTEEELKAVQGRIWEDIDH, encoded by the exons ATGGCTACAGGTCTGGAAGGTGTGCAGGATGCCTTGCTGGCCATCGCCCAAGGCCAAACGAAGCTCATCTCGGCGGTTGAATCCATCTCTCAACGTGTGAGCAGCTTGGAGAAGACTCGCGAAACCTCGTCGAAACCCAACGGCGAAGCTCCAAACCCAGTCACCACCCCGCTCGTTTCCGGCTATGTCCAGACGCCACCGCTCTTGCAGGCGGATGCCGGCACCATGTCACCATCATCTCCGCCCGCCGATGTCACAAAGTCCAACTTCTCAAACCGCGTCGTGCTCACGACCTATCCCAAGCAGATCGGCATCAACCCTCTACCGATGGAATGGGGTGCGGCCGATCCCGTGAAGCGTGGCCCGGTAGCTGTCATCCGATCTGGCTCGACCATCCGCAGACGTAACGCCATTGGTGCCCACGGTGGTTCATACTCGATTTACTACGCGCTGGCTCTGGCGAGTAAGGAGCTGGATCCAGACCACAAGCCTGACTTCACCAACACCGAGCCCGCCGTCAACATTGGCCCTTTCCCTCAATGGGGAGATCCCAAGAAGATTGTAGCCATGGATCCTTGGGGCCATCAGGTTCCTTGGATCTTCAAGGATCTCATGGATAAGGAGGGTG TTGATCTCCGGCCGACAATTGCGATCACGAAAGCCCATATGAAGCTGCCTGAGCTTGAAGAGAGTGTTAAGAGCGGCAGATTGGTTCCAGATGGCAAGATCTGCTTGAACAGCCTCGGTGAACTTGCAGTAACCAAGTTTGCCGTCGAGCCTGTTTGGTACCTCCCCGGAGTTGCCGAACGGTTCGGTATTGATGAGGGCACATTGCGCAGATCCCTCTTCGAGCATACGGGTGGCATGTATCCCGAG TTAATTACGCGCTCCGATATCAAGGTCTTCCTGCCCCCTATCG GTGGTTTGACCGTGTACTGCTTCGGCGATCCCGCGAAGATGTCAGACCCTTCGAAGAAACTTGCGTTGAGGATACACGACGAG TGTAACGGTAGTGATGTTTTCTGTTCCGATATCTGCACTTGCAGACCTTACCTCATCTTCGGTATTGAGGAGGCCGTCAAGGAGGCTCAGAATGGCGGTAGCGGCGTGGTAATCTATTTCCGTAAGGAAGGTCGTGCCCTGGGCGAAGTCACAAAG TATC TTGTGTACAACGCGAGAAAGCGCGGGGCAGATCTTGCATCGGACTATTTCAAGCGCACCGAAAACATTGCCGGTGTAAAGGATATGCGATTCCAAGCCCTGATGCCTGATATTCTTCATTGGCTGGGTATTACCAAGATTGACCGAATGCTTAGCATGAGCAA CATGAAACACGACGCCATCGTCGGCCAAGG TATCCCTATTCTAGAGCGTGTTGAGCTCCCCGAAAGCTGGATTCCAGCCGATTCGAGAGTAGAGATCGATGCCAAGATCAACGCCG GATACTTCACGACAGGTCACAGAATGACGGAAGAAGAACTCAAAGCGGTGCAAGGTCGGATATGGGAAGA CATCGACCACTAG
- a CDS encoding uracil phosphoribosyltransferase: MSTASEIAPTKCVGPDYRAEEQKPTATVSTAVNFDNVTVLSQTPQLIALLSIIRDKRTDRGDFIFYSNRIIRLLVEEGLNHLPTVEHPVTTPVGRIYDGLAFQGKICGVSIMRAGEAMEQGLRDCCRSVRIGKILIQRDEETAQPKLFYDKLPEDIADRWVLLLDPMFATGGSAIMAVEVLKSRGVPEERIIFLNILASPEGISNFASKFPKLRTVTAFVDQGLDDKNYIIPGLGDFGDRYYSM, encoded by the exons ATGTCTACCGCCTCCGAGATCGCGCCCACCAAGTGCGTGGGCCCCGATTACCGCGCCGAGGAGCAGAAGCCCACCGCCACCGTCTCGACCGCCGTCAACTTCGACAACGTCACCGTTCTCTCTCAAACTCCCCAGCTCATCGCTCTCCTCAG CATTATCCGTGACAAGCGGACCGACCGCGGCGACTTCATCTTCTACTCCAACAGAATCATCCGTCTCCTCGTCGAGGAGGGCCTCAACCACCTCCCCACCGTCGAGCACCCCGTTACCACCCCCGTCGGCCGCATATACGATGGTTTGGCGTTTCAGGGCAAGATCTGCGGTGTCTCCATCATGCGCGCCGGAGAGGCCATGGAGCAGGGTCTGAGAGACTGCTGCCGCTCCGTTAGAATCGGCAAGATCCTTATTCAGAGAGACGAGGAGACTGCGCAGCCCAAGCTCTTCTACGATAAGCTTCCCGAGGACATTGCCGACCGCTgggtccttctcctcgaTCCAATGTTCGCCACTG GCGGATCTGCCATTATGGCCGTCGAGGTGTTGAAGTCCAGGGGAGTTCCAGAAGAGCGGATTATCTTCCTCAACATTTTGGCTAGTCCCGAGGGCATCAGCAACTTTGCTTCCAAGTTCCCCAAGCTCCGGACGGTAACTGCTTTTGTCGACCAAGGCCTCGATGACAAGAA TTACATTATCCCTGGTCTCGGTGACTTCGGCGATCGCTATTACTCCATGTAA